In a genomic window of Spirochaetota bacterium:
- a CDS encoding ATP-binding cassette domain-containing protein, with amino-acid sequence MISVRNLVKHYGDVKAVDGISFTIRKGEITGLLGPNGAGKTTTLRILTGYLQPTSGMVSVDEFLVNENPIEIKKRIGYLPESAPLYPDMMVYDFLHFMAEIRQIYDKEKIKDVAIQCGITEVIHKNINELSKGYKQRVGLAQAILHDPDILILDEPTNGLDPNQIVEIRDLIKDLGKEKTVILSTHILQEVEATCNRVIIIDKGAIVADDSTTELKSARGKDIRINCVIGGTTFEVIQNALKNISGVKNVQHVRDEGQLCHVQILTGADVDLRPAVFNCIKDSGWTLYEMNREYRSLEHVFRELTVGM; translated from the coding sequence ATGATAAGCGTACGGAATCTGGTAAAGCATTATGGTGACGTTAAGGCTGTTGATGGTATTTCATTCACAATCAGAAAAGGTGAGATAACTGGTTTGTTGGGGCCAAATGGTGCAGGCAAAACTACTACATTGCGCATCCTCACTGGCTACTTGCAGCCAACCAGTGGAATGGTAAGCGTGGATGAGTTTCTAGTTAATGAAAATCCTATAGAAATAAAAAAGCGTATAGGATATTTGCCCGAATCTGCACCATTATATCCCGATATGATGGTATATGACTTTCTCCACTTTATGGCTGAAATCAGGCAAATTTATGATAAAGAAAAAATAAAAGATGTTGCCATTCAGTGTGGCATAACCGAAGTAATACATAAAAATATTAATGAGCTTTCTAAAGGATATAAGCAGCGCGTGGGATTGGCGCAGGCTATATTGCATGATCCTGACATACTTATACTGGATGAACCAACCAACGGCCTTGATCCAAACCAGATAGTTGAAATCCGTGACCTTATTAAAGATCTGGGAAAGGAAAAAACAGTGATACTGTCAACCCATATATTGCAGGAAGTGGAAGCTACCTGTAATCGCGTGATAATCATTGATAAGGGTGCGATAGTAGCTGATGATTCAACCACTGAGCTTAAAAGTGCCCGGGGTAAGGACATTCGTATAAATTGTGTCATTGGCGGGACTACATTTGAAGTAATACAGAATGCTTTGAAAAACATATCAGGAGTAAAAAACGTACAGCATGTACGTGATGAAGGCCAGTTATGCCATGTTCAGATTTTAACTGGAGCTGACGTTGATTTGCGCCCAGCTGTATTCAATTGTATAAAAGACAGTGGCTGGACATTGTATGAAATGAACAGGGAATACAGAAGCCTGGAGCATGTATTCCGCGAACTAACCGTAGGTATGTAA
- a CDS encoding phosphomannose isomerase type II C-terminal cupin domain — protein sequence MDDRAIYSDHRPWGFYEVLSDTETHKVKRITVYPKKRLSLQRHKKRKEHWFFVSGQGVVTLDKHEIDVAPGVSVDIDYNMLHRVENTGTQNLVYIEVQLGEYFGEDDIERIEDDYGRAQR from the coding sequence ATGGATGATAGAGCAATATATTCTGATCACCGGCCCTGGGGCTTTTATGAGGTACTATCGGACACAGAAACCCATAAGGTTAAACGTATAACGGTATACCCAAAAAAACGATTAAGCCTGCAGCGCCATAAAAAGCGAAAAGAACACTGGTTTTTTGTGTCTGGTCAGGGCGTGGTTACTCTTGATAAACATGAAATTGATGTTGCCCCAGGAGTAAGTGTGGATATAGATTACAATATGCTACACAGAGTGGAAAATACGGGAACACAAAACTTAGTGTACATTGAAGTTCAGCTTGGTGAATACTTTGGTGAAGATGATATAGAGCGCATTGAAGATGATTATGGCAGAGCACAAAGATAA
- the serC gene encoding 3-phosphoserine/phosphohydroxythreonine transaminase, with product MARIYNFSSGPSMLPLPALEEASRELVDYKNTGMSLIEMSHRGKIYDEVHNEAIVLIKEILQVPDDYYILFIQGGATFQFGMIPIAFLGPGKIADFVVTGTWARKAIEDAKLIGNPRVIWDGASEKYRRIPDQSELEYTPGAEYVHICSNETIDGIQWQQMPGTGNIPLIVDMSSDIMSRPVEWDKVSMLFAGTQKNLAPAGMALVIMKKELVEKARKDVPAYLRYDLHAKENSLYNTPPTFTVWMTTLTLRWTKSIGGLSVIEKRRDEKAAMLYNAIDSSNGYYNCPVDKHSRSKMNIVWRMQNEQLEDKFVKEAEKEGLSGLKGHRSVGGLRASLYNAMPVEGVKALVDFMNHFMQRNG from the coding sequence ATGGCACGTATCTATAATTTTTCATCAGGGCCTTCAATGTTACCGTTGCCAGCACTGGAAGAAGCAAGCAGGGAGCTTGTTGATTATAAGAACACAGGCATGTCTCTTATTGAAATGAGCCACCGTGGCAAAATATATGATGAGGTACATAATGAGGCCATAGTACTTATTAAAGAGATTTTACAGGTACCGGATGATTACTATATTCTTTTCATACAGGGTGGTGCTACTTTCCAATTTGGTATGATTCCTATAGCATTCCTTGGCCCTGGTAAAATTGCGGATTTTGTGGTAACGGGGACCTGGGCAAGGAAAGCCATTGAAGATGCAAAACTCATTGGCAATCCTCGGGTTATCTGGGATGGGGCTTCTGAAAAATATCGACGTATTCCAGACCAGAGTGAGTTAGAGTATACACCAGGTGCTGAGTATGTGCATATTTGTTCCAATGAAACCATTGATGGCATACAGTGGCAACAGATGCCCGGTACCGGTAATATACCATTAATTGTTGACATGTCATCGGATATCATGTCAAGGCCAGTGGAGTGGGATAAGGTAAGCATGCTGTTTGCAGGCACTCAGAAGAATTTGGCACCGGCAGGTATGGCACTGGTTATTATGAAAAAAGAACTTGTAGAAAAAGCAAGAAAAGATGTGCCAGCGTATTTACGGTATGACCTGCACGCAAAAGAAAATTCACTGTATAATACACCGCCAACGTTTACCGTGTGGATGACAACACTTACACTCAGGTGGACTAAATCAATTGGGGGACTATCGGTAATTGAAAAGCGCCGTGACGAAAAAGCTGCAATGCTTTACAATGCTATTGATTCAAGCAATGGGTACTATAATTGCCCCGTTGATAAACATAGCCGCTCAAAGATGAATATAGTATGGCGTATGCAAAATGAACAACTTGAAGATAAGTTTGTGAAAGAGGCAGAAAAGGAGGGCTTGAGTGGATTAAAGGGGCACCGCTCGGTAGGTGGATTACGAGCATCTCTCTACAATGCAATGCCCGTTGAAGGTGTTAAGGCACTGGTAGATTTTATGAATCACTTTATGCAGAGGAATGGATAA
- the rsmI gene encoding 16S rRNA (cytidine(1402)-2'-O)-methyltransferase — MSGKLYIVATPIGNMEDITLRALRILKDETDIVYCEDTRQTAKLLANYDIHVPTRSLHTHSSKARLQSIIVELESGKTIAYLTDSGTPGVSDPGGQLVALARKHNIPVIPIPGASAVTAIISVCGFPATQFYFAGFLSKKEGRRKSQLQELSHLDAIIVLYESPYRIIKLLHAIAEVMPQAKIFIGREMTKHFEEFIYCKAGDVDSIAKTLTQKGEFVVAVYNHGEKTN, encoded by the coding sequence ATGTCAGGAAAACTGTATATTGTTGCAACACCCATTGGCAATATGGAAGATATTACATTACGAGCTTTACGTATCCTGAAAGATGAAACTGATATAGTCTATTGCGAAGACACACGACAAACAGCAAAGCTTCTTGCTAATTATGATATACATGTACCCACACGCTCACTGCATACCCATTCAAGCAAGGCAAGGCTACAGAGCATTATTGTGGAATTAGAGTCAGGCAAAACAATTGCATATCTCACTGATTCTGGTACACCGGGAGTGTCTGATCCAGGTGGGCAACTGGTAGCGCTGGCACGCAAGCACAATATTCCTGTAATTCCTATTCCAGGGGCTTCGGCGGTCACAGCTATTATTTCAGTGTGTGGTTTCCCTGCAACGCAATTTTACTTTGCAGGTTTTTTAAGCAAAAAGGAAGGCAGGCGAAAAAGCCAGTTACAGGAACTATCGCACCTTGATGCTATTATTGTTTTGTACGAATCCCCTTACCGCATCATAAAATTATTGCACGCTATTGCCGAAGTAATGCCACAGGCTAAAATTTTCATTGGCAGGGAAATGACCAAACATTTTGAGGAATTTATTTATTGCAAGGCAGGAGATGTTGATTCAATTGCTAAAACGTTAACACAAAAGGGAGAGTTTGTAGTGGCTGTGTATAATCATGGTGAAAAAACTAACTAA